Within the Syntrophorhabdales bacterium genome, the region TATTGAGCCAGAGGTCCACGCCGGACGTGATCATTCTTCCTATGGTCATATCGTAGTTGGGAATATAGGCGATCGTGACAGAGCCCGCGAGGCTTTTCTTCATTTCGCAAATACGGGCGATCAGGTCTTTTCCTCCCTGATCCTGCGGGTGCGCCTTGCCGGCATAGACGATCTGAACGTGCCCGGTCCTTTGGGATATATCCCGCAGCATCGCCGGGTCTGTAAAGAGGAGGTCCGCCCTTTTGTATGTCGCTGCGCGCCGGGCAAAACCGATCGTAAACACCTCCGCGCTCATGCCGGCATTGGTTGCACGGTTGACGTAGTCAATGAGGTTTCTTTTCGCTTCTGCGTGAGCGTCCCAGACTTCTGATCGGGGAATAGAAAGGGCATAACGAAGACTGAACATGTCTTGGCGCCACCCGGGAATATAGCGGTCATATAACTGCTGGAAAGGCCCTGAAGTCCACGTTGCTCCGTGCACACCGTTGGTGATCGAGTGAATCGTATATTTCGCAAACATGAGTTTCGTGATCTCAGTGTGCTTTTTTGCGACCCCGTTCACGTAATGGCTCAGGTTGAGAGCAAGCAAGGTCATGTTAAGGGTACTGGCAGCGCGGCGCAGTTCCTCTATATTGGTCAACTCTTCTGGCACATTCAGAATACGGTCAAGCAGAGCAATGATCTGGGTGTCTTTCATGTCAAAGAACTGCTCGTTCTCACCGAGAACGCGTGCGACGAGCTCTATGGGGAATTGATCGTGGCCAGCC harbors:
- the glgP gene encoding alpha-glucan family phosphorylase; protein product: MVGFTVPVYFLDTCLPENTEEDRRWTDTLYGGDRRYRLCQELILGVGGVRVLEALGHDAVRRFHMNEGHSALLTLELLRQEAKHTGRTSVTGADIQAVREKCIFTTHTPVPAGHDQFPIELVARVLGENEQFFDMKDTQIIALLDRILNVPEELTNIEELRRAASTLNMTLLALNLSHYVNGVAKKHTEITKLMFAKYTIHSITNGVHGATWTSGPFQQLYDRYIPGWRQDMFSLRYALSIPRSEVWDAHAEAKRNLIDYVNRATNAGMSAEVFTIGFARRAATYKRADLLFTDPAMLRDISQRTGHVQIVYAGKAHPQDQGGKDLIARICEMKKSLAGSVTIAYIPNYDMTIGRMITSGVDLWLNTPQPPMEASGTSGMKAALNGVPSLSILDGWWIEGCIEGVTGWAIGEDARHRNGGHDVSRDAISLYDKLRKTIVPLFYENRTGFIEVMLHCMALNGSFFNTHRMLQQYVMNAYFL